GGGGACAGTGACTAGCTGGGCGCTCAGCTGTGTGCTGCCAGATACAAATGCATGCGAGTCAAGGAATCCGTGCGGAGCCTGCCTGATACACAGATAAACCCAAGCTGTGTTTTGTGTCACTGGTGTCGTTACCTTCTCCGCTCTGGTGGAGTATCGGGGCTCGTTAGTGGAGTGCCGCGACCACCAGGCTAGGCCGTCCCGTGGTTCTTTCTCCAGTGTCTCAGTCACACACCTCCTCCCCTCACATACTGAGCCTCGCTCCCTTCCTCCCGCCCCTCCATCCTGGAAGTATCCGTTTCCCCATCTACTCAGTCTCGGCCCCTGAGGATACAGGGAGAACTTCCGTTCTCCTCTTTCTGTCCTACGTCTGACAGTCAGTATTTAGTAAGTTGTCCCCACTGAGAAGCACGCAGTCTGTAGAAGCACAAACCAGAGAGTCTGGCACCTTAGAAGCTTCTCAAGTGTTCGATCTCTCCTCAACAGTTTACgatctattttaaaaacaacttggaGTTCACAGacatgggttcaaattctggttttGCTCTACAGGGACCTGTACTTCAGCACGTTTGCTTCTCAGTCCAATTGCACCATGATCCCTAGGCCTGAAGGGCTTGGAAGAAAGGCCTAAGAATGTATGCAGAGGGACGTAGCCCACTCTGGCCAATGTGATTACACAGGCAGTAAGCGGCTGTTGAACAgcggtctccctctccctttctgcccACACCACAAGCCCAAGACATCATGACACTACGGTGTTTTATCGTCCCTGTCAATGCTGCTTTCTGGTTGGGGAAAACCTGTGACCACTCGAGATTCCGTCGGACCTGCTGAGTATTGCCTGATTTCAAAAAATTCACAATCTCTAAACTAGAAAGTGTTATGCTTATCTGGCGAGGTGGTGCAGAAACCCTGGTAAGAGCTAAGCACATATGGAAACAGGCAAAAGAGTTACAAGCACAGACGGTCAGGCAGATACATGACTGGTCGGTTGAGGGGAGAGGGTATAACTCTCCCAAATTGTGTTCCAGCAAGTTCCAGTCCGTCTGGTCACAGTCTGAACAATCCCGAGCTAGAAGATAGTGCTTGAATGTGTACGCTTGTCCCCTGGCTCATTGCCTCCTGGGATGAAGGTATCTTTTCCAAATTAAGAATTCTCCAACGGGGAAAAGGATAAAATACAAGCCCAAATGccggggggggtggggaggaatagGCACAGAGTTCTTAAGGTCACCAGCAAAATCTAGGCCATTtctgaagagaagagaaggaagaaagaggacccTGTTCAATCCCTCTGTACAGCTGATCCCACGAGCATGTGTCCGCATCCTGAGATGGCAGACGccagaggaagcaggaagaaaggaagccaggGAGGACAGGCCCAGGTCCTACTCACCTGCACGTGCTGCTCCTTGATGCAGACCAACACGGTGTAGACACCAGGCTCCTTGGGGGTATAGGAGACGTAGTATGTCCCATCCTTGTTATCTTGCACCAGCGTTCTGACTGGACTGAATGCACATGGGGTTCAAAAAAACACTCATTCTCACAGGCCTGCTGCAGCCGCCCACCACTTGAGGTGTGAGCCTTACACCATTCTACCCAACATTCATTTGAAATGTACCCCGAGCAGAATGCTCCTTCCATTGGTCTTGGAAATTAATTTTACAACAGAAGGGAAGCAACGAAAATGCTGACTTAATCTGACGTACCGAGGAATCCCTTGAAAGCGTTACTGTGTTCTCTTTGATGGGCTTGCTGTAccctcccactctcctccctcctctggctcCAGAGACACATGAATATACTCCCAGCCCAAGGGAGTAGCAAAGTGGGGCTGAATTTTGAGAGGGGCCCATTCGGTCGAACATAGAGTGTTTTTCAGACAAGCTGAGGGGCAGAGCAGACCTTTGGGAGAGAGTGGAGTATTGGCATGAAACCGGGACAAGAAAACACATCTGCTCCAACTGGGCATATCACATTTTTTAATAGcatctggggggcggggggtaggcTGTAACTACTGCAGGTACACCTCCCCAGCTGCAAAGGGGCCTCAAGTGTCCAGTTTCATCACCGCTTATTACCCTTGACACCTGCCTGTGAAATACACACCTGTCTTTCTTATCTTTAGGGATGACCGCGACTTGCACGCTGTCCCCTCCCCGGCCCATGCTCTCTCCTGCCGCATCCCTACACAGCAGAGTGAAAGAGGCTGTCTGTTTCTCCCGGGCTCGGTGGAGATCTGCAGAAGATAAAACACTCAGTCCTCTCTCGCCTCAAAGGCCAGCTGCCACCGTGACTGCAACCCCAGATCAGACACCACCTTGCTGCTTCTCTTTAGAACAAAAGGTCGTGCTTCCTGTTTACCGTAACTGCcctgctccctttctcttctctttccgcTCTGACCCCCAGAGCATACCTTTTGGGAGTTCCTTCAGGGAGCCTGGCCGTCTCTCAGCCACTTGCTGCTCTTGGATCACACAGGATCCTGAACCTTAACTGCAGTCCTAAGGGAGCTTTGAAAATACTTAGGATAGACCTACGTATTCAGAGCAGAAATCCTCTAGACCCTGTGAGGGAGGCTCGTAAGGCCAAATCTATCCTCTCTGAGCTGCAGATCATGCTGGAATGGGCAGGGGGTAGAGCTGCTCAGCCTGGACTTGAGCCAAGCTGCTAGGGAAATAGTCAGGTGCAGCCTTGGAGCCAGCAAACACAACAGGGCTTCTTAACTTGGGGCTCATGAACTATCACGTGGTCTCTGGAGAGGCTTATGAGGGGGGCCAGAGAATCTCCTGAAGTGGTGTGCCCAAATTAGCAGATGTTTCCTGGGGAGAGATCATTCTCAAAGGGCTCTATGACCTCCAAGAGGTTAAGAACTCCCGTGCCAGAGTCAGGTTGCCTCTACGGTACAGTCTGCCCATCAGGACTGATCTCTGACCTATCTTTGAATAACTGCCTCCTTCAGGAAAAGAAGGGTCAGAGGAAATTGTTTCTCCCCCTACTGAATGAAATGCCTACCATAATCTTTTAAATGTCAAGATGTGGCTTACATAAACCAAGAAGGGCACAGAAGAAAGTTTGCTCTAACCTTGTCTTCCTCACTCCTCTGAAGCTCTCTTCGGGACTTGACCCAAGCCGTCTGGGGCCCTGACACGCTCCTCTCCAGGCAGGCAGGATTTCACCCCGGCCTATCCTGCTATTGTCTTTGCGCACTGTCTCTGTTCTATCATCTGATAGAAACAGCACGCTCCATGAGGTCCTTGCTAGTTACTACTTTGCTCAACTGGAAAAGGGTCAAGCCTCACCCCCATATGGGATACTAACTGTACCCTGGtcagaatgaaacagaaagaaagggcGAGGGAGGGGTCACTGTCCTTTAGATCAGTATGGCTCCCTCCCTTGGTAAACTGGTTGGTAGGAAACTTCCTAGCTGAATGAAGGCCCCAGCTGAGAAAGCCACACCTCTTTAAACACCAAGTCCCCATCCACTGTCCTCTCGAGGCCAGCGGGAAATGCCTTCCTACCTTCTCCTTGGAGGACACATTTGGCTGGATCGACCTCTTTGGTATTGATGGCCCCATAAACTTCATAGCCATGGCACCGGCCTGCTTTCTGCTGAGGAGAGAAGCATATCTTATCGTTTACTCCAGGATGGACATTATATTCGACTTTGTTCAGCTTTGTGAGCCGTTCTACTACCACCCCCTTGGTGATGAGGATCTCCAAGTCTGAGCCACTGGTCAGCAGGTGCTCCGTGAACTCCACGCCAGTCCGCATGTCTGCCAGCAGCTGCTCTAGCTGGGCCTTCTGCAGCTGCAGGGAGTTTTCCTTCTGGACCCGTATGTCTTCCAGCTGCTTCAGCAGCTTGTCCCGATGCTCCTCAATGGCCTTGATGTAGCCCTCAGAGAACGTTCGCACGTCGGCCGCCACAGCCTCCACCCGCTCCTGGAGGGCACTGCTCAGCCCTTTGATCTGTGCGAGGGCTTCCTCCAGCGCCTCCACATGGGGCTGGGTGCCTTTGAGGAGCTCTCGCACCGAGTCCCCATGCTTGTGGATCACATTGCTCGTGAAGTCACAGGGGTGCTCACGGTGCTCCCCCACCACGCAGTCCCGGCACACGGGCCGGTCGCAGAGCTCGCAGAACAGCCTCAGCTCCTCTGCAGGGTGCGCGGGACACAGAATGGGCTTCCCGATCCTGCTGTAGCCTTTCAAGTCTTTTAGGTCCACCATCGTATGGTAAGTCGTTTTCTTCTGCCGCCTAGGGACCGAGTCAGGGACAGGAAATTAGGGGACGATTCAGTTAGGAAACAGTCTGAAAGTTTTTAGAGCGTGGCTCAGAAGTCAAACATGTTGATCTGCGTTCAGTCCCTTGCTCTGACCTCTTAACCATGCAATCCTCTTGGATTCACTTCCTCCTCATCTGTACGGGGAGGGAGTAACACCTACTGGAAACCTACTTGAACAAAATGATAGTATACTACAGCTCTCTGGCCTGGGACGGGACTTTGCCAAAGGTTGCAACACTAAGGCTACGGCCTGGAACTTTCTCTGAAGAGTTAGTTCGGCAAGTTGAGACAAGAGCCACGGCCTACTCCTTCAGCAAGCTAAAGGTGAGAGCATGGTGGGAACCCAGCACCAGTGCCATGTGGCATAGCAATAACCCCCGGCAATTAAAAAGTGTTTAGTTGGCCTCAACAGAGAGTCTCCCTCCACTTTCACTTGAGATTTTGGCCAATGCCTCCATCACCCAAAGCAGCAAGCTAGAATTTTCCCCAAGAGTCATCGGCATTATTAGAAAGGCTGAAATCAATGGTCAGTAAAGCcacagttctctttttaattcctcttttctGTAGCCCTCTAGAGATTCAGGGAAATCCCCAGGAAACCCAATGACTGTGGAAAGTCAGCATGGTATCAGCTCGGAGCTTGCATACCTACTCTGGCACCAGAAGAGTGACTGTAGGGAAAACAGGGTCAGCTGTTTAGCTGGCAGCAAGGCTGTCATAAttacaagttaaaaataggaagACTGAAGACTACTAACTTGCTCTGTTGGTGAGACCAGAAAACAAATGgaaggcaaaatttaaaaactattttaagctAATTCTAGAATCTTGGCTATTTTATATTCTGATGTCCTGTaatgggggagggagtggagaaggAACAAAGAATGATTCATGTGACCAGCTATTCACCAAATGCCATTAAAGACATAAATCTGCACCCCAACGAGCACTTATCGGCCCACCTCACCAAACTCCAGAGTCACTCTAGGGTACAAGGCAAAGGCTTCCAGCACCTTATACTGGGAAGGCAGCATGGATTACTAGAAAGAGCACAGAACGTGTTCAGAAGACCTGGATTTAAAACTGGGTTCTGTTATATGCTACTTACCAGCTGTGGGACTTTGGCAAATCACATTTtgctgagcttcagtttcctcaaataGTAAATGGGAGTGAAAACAGTGCCTGCTTTTCTATAAGAGTTGCAAGGCATCAAATGAGATCGAGGCCAGGGGCTATGCTATTATATTCATTCTTCTCTGTTTATCCGGCACCCACTATAATTATTCACTATACAAACGACTGATGACCCAAGGAAACTGTGAATGTACTTTGCAAACTGAAAAGGACTTTGCAAACCTTTGCTTCTATTATTACTAGGGTTATTCTGTAAGGCTGCAGAATTCTAAAGTATGTATCACAGCGTATACTGCTCTTTGACTTTACGTGGCATTCAAGAGAGCTTTCCTTCCCATCTGCTCACTAAGGACTTCTGGCTTGACACCTCTCTGCATTCTCCTCTTAAGCTACGCCAGGTGGGGTATCCCATCTGTACCTGTGAGCCTGGCAGCAGAAGTGGCAGAGATTGGCTTTGCAGGTCTGACATCTCTTCTCCACTTCTCTGTCGCTGCACAGGTCACACACCAGGCCCTGGCCTTCCCCATGAAGACTCTCCAGCATCACATCATTCATGGCCAGGTGGTCTATGGTTAAAGCCTTCACTCCACCCATGGGCAGGTCCACCTGAGCATCACATACCGGACAGAGGATGCCGATCTGCGGctgcagactgggtggcttgagtTCCTGGAATATTGACCCCTCAGAGCTTGTGTCAGAGTCTCCCCCTCTGATGTCCACTACTGAGAAGGGTTCCAGCTGCTCCAGACACGTGGTGCAAACTGTGTGCAAACAAGGCAAGAGCCTGGGGGCTTTGAAAAGCCCCATGCACAAAGGGCAGCGAGTCTTGCCTGAGTTCCCAAGTGCGGTCCCACTGGGGAGTTTGCCCACGAAGCCAAACAGCGGCTTCCTCTTTTCTGACATGTTCCCCACGTTTGTGCCCAGTATCAGAAAAGGCGACGGGCAGCTCTATAATGAAGTAGTAGGTGATTAAGCCCACCCAAAGAGAAAGTTTCCAGAATTTGAGCAGAGACCATGGGGACTCTCTCTTCGACAACTGAAAGGGCAAAATGGTAGAAGAGGAGTCGTCAAAGGAACCACCCACAGATCTACCTAGGAGGGCCCCCTCCTTTCCATGGCATCCCATACCAGACGCGCCCACGCCCTCCTGTGCCCCCCAAGTCCTCCTCCCCGCAAGCGCTTCCAGGTCTAAGTCTTGAGCTGGTCCTGCCGCCGCCAACTCCTGGAACCCCGCACCTCTCACTCCCTCCACTACCACCCCCCCCTCCCGCCGCCCGCCCCACTGGCTCCGCGCCCGACACCCGACAAGCGCCACCCCCGCCTCGCGtgatgaggtgggggggggcctcCTGCTTTTTCCCTCGACCGGGCCCTGCGCGGACGGCACACGGCGGGCAAGGAAGCTGTGAGTCCCGCCGACTCCTCGCTGGCCGCCGCCTCCCCAACACCGCTGCCCAAGGTGCCCGAAGGCTCTGGCCCCTCCTCGCACCAATCCCAGTCCAGGTCTACTCCGGGGAGTCCAATCACCGTCCGAGAAGGGAGGCCCTCGCCGCTGGGGACCCCGCCTCCCAACAGAGTGACACCAACAGCATCCAATAAGGTTCGGAAACTCTGCATCCTCTCCAGTCCACTCCgacggggaggggagggaccAAACTAGGGGCCGGGGCTCGGGTGGCCGGGGGGGCTCGGGCCGAGGGGAGGAAAAGAGCGAGGCTGGGAGTGAGCGGCATAGTATAGCCAGCGTCACCCTTTTACGGGGACTGTCTCTCTATCGCTGTAGCGACCAGAGAGGCCAGAGGACCCCTTAAAAAGCCGCGCTGACACGCCCGGGGGACGACCTCCTTTGCGCCCTCGGATTGGGCCCACGAACGCAGACTGGGCCTTCCCATTGGTGGGTGGCGCTGTCAGTGGGCCCCGAGCTCAGCGCACAGCTTGCTGGGAGTTGTAGAACGAGGCGTCTTCCTCGTCCCGGAGGCTTCGGACGTGACCACGGCAGTTTCTGCTCAGCCGGTGTGAGCCCTCGAGTTCCCCTCTGGGCCTCCCCAGCTTATTTTAGTTCAGGAATCCCTCAGGCCTAGCCTTCCGGCTACAAGAGTTTCGTTTCCCGGGGCTAAGGGCCCTGAGGCCCTGGTTCTGGGGATCCGTCTGGATGACCGTTGAACCGAGGGCTGGCCGTTGGGGAGCTCGGCTCGCGGTTCGCTGGGGCTGGAGAAGCCGTTGGTTGCCTTCGGGGCCAGGGGCGCGGAAGACCTGAGGGCTTAAGGATTTGTCACCCGGAATTTTACACTTCTGTATACCAGAAACGGAGCACGTTTGTCCCGCCGTTTTGATCATGGGGGAGGGCCCGTGACTGGTCACAGTGGGAGAGTGGAGGATGTCAAAGAGGGATGAACCCTTTGTGGGCTCACAAACTGATGGGGAAGATGGACGCGTCGGGCAGCCTTGACAGtttctttgtctccttctctaAGTATCCTTACCAGGAGCCTCCTGATTCGGCCCTGTGGGGGCTTTGCCACACCTGGGATCTGGGACCTGTAACTCCGCAGTTTCCAGAAATGGTAACACTCCAGCTCCTTACCCTCCACGGTTCCTCTGATTTGCGGTTGCTTAAGCCTATCTAGTACGCCTGATTTTTATCACCTTCCCTACTTGATTGGGACCCAACAGGCAGCTGTTTCATTGATAGCTCCATTACTCAGCTCATGCCATAGGCACAGTGCCTGGAGCCTAAGCTTACAAAAAATAGGGAAAtctgaaacacaaaacaaaatagaacttgactctaaaatatgaaaactataaaaatttttagaaattgaaatatttggCCATTTCCAAAATATAACACGTCAATGAATCAAATGCcactttttacaatttatttttaagatttatttatttatgagagagaacatgcataagcaggctggggtgaggggcagaggaaaagggagagagaatcctgaaaccGACTCCCCACCAAGCGCagaccccaacgtggggctcaatccccggacccAGAGATCATGGCTGGGAGATCAGTACCCCAGGTGAAGTCAAGAGTTGTCCGCCCagctggctgagtcacccaggcgccctcaaaatGCCACTTTCATATGAAAATTACATgtgatttctgaaaataaatatgtctACAAAGGTCTTAAAATGGTCCTTACCTAGATTtcttcagcttctccttctcctcacctACTCCGACTCCAAATCTGCGTGTTACACTCTGGTGTGCTGGAGTAAGTCACAAAAACCGTGCAACTTGCGTTTGCTATATATTCTTGCTCTGAACTTCACCTGATACTCCGTGATGCTTTGCTCCATCTCTTATTCATGCTCTATCACATTTCCCATGGTAGGTGTTCCAAGCTTCTCTTGTTTAAGAAGTGCTTTATAATTTACATgtgcattatttcacttaatcttctAACTACTCTGTGAGgaaacagagtctcagagag
This window of the Ailuropoda melanoleuca isolate Jingjing chromosome 2, ASM200744v2, whole genome shotgun sequence genome carries:
- the TRIM45 gene encoding tripartite motif-containing protein 45; this encodes MSEKRKPLFGFVGKLPSGTALGNSGKTRCPLCMGLFKAPRLLPCLHTVCTTCLEQLEPFSVVDIRGGDSDTSSEGSIFQELKPPSLQPQIGILCPVCDAQVDLPMGGVKALTIDHLAMNDVMLESLHGEGQGLVCDLCSDREVEKRCQTCKANLCHFCCQAHRRQKKTTYHTMVDLKDLKGYSRIGKPILCPAHPAEELRLFCELCDRPVCRDCVVGEHREHPCDFTSNVIHKHGDSVRELLKGTQPHVEALEEALAQIKGLSSALQERVEAVAADVRTFSEGYIKAIEEHRDKLLKQLEDIRVQKENSLQLQKAQLEQLLADMRTGVEFTEHLLTSGSDLEILITKGVVVERLTKLNKVEYNVHPGVNDKICFSPQQKAGRCHGYEVYGAINTKEVDPAKCVLQGEDLHRAREKQTASFTLLCRDAAGESMGRGGDSVQVAVIPKDKKDSPVRTLVQDNKDGTYYVSYTPKEPGVYTVLVCIKEQHVQGSPFTVTVRKRHRPHPGVFHCCTFCSSGGQKTARCACGGTMPGGYLGCGHGHKGHPGRPHWSCCGKFAEKSECTWTGGQNTPRSLLRTVAL
- the LOC117795776 gene encoding uncharacterized protein LOC117795776; its protein translation is MFPTFVPSIRKGDGQLYNEVVGGGGPPAFSLDRALRGRHTAGKEAVSPADSSLAAASPTPLPKVPEGSGPSSHQSQSRSTPGSPITVREGRPSPLGTPPPNRVTPTASNKYPYQEPPDSALWGLCHTWDLGPVTPQFPEMVNLENFDLEETLCLEYSCPRSLLSLFPVRMAESHQENLWSDTVWRAGLGEGACREDAPECLCERS